From one Pontibacillus sp. HMF3514 genomic stretch:
- a CDS encoding DUF554 domain-containing protein, protein MVLFGTLMNGLGILVGGVLGLFLNRVPERVKETTMNGIGLAVLLIGLQMAIQSNEIIVLLLSLLLGAFIGEGLRLEEKFENLGGWVEKRFKKNSSSSVSQGFMTASLIFVIGAMAVVGALDSGIRGDHDVLVTKAIIDGFVALVLSTTLGFGVLFSIIPVLLYEGGITLLATQIQKWVPETFLDGFIVEMTATGGLLIIAIGLNLLNITKIRVANLLPSLVMVGFVLYVSTRITG, encoded by the coding sequence ATGGTTTTGTTCGGAACGTTAATGAATGGATTGGGAATATTAGTAGGGGGAGTTCTAGGACTATTTTTAAATAGGGTACCCGAGCGTGTTAAAGAAACTACCATGAACGGTATAGGTTTAGCGGTACTTTTAATAGGGTTGCAAATGGCCATTCAGTCTAATGAAATTATTGTATTATTATTAAGCTTGTTATTAGGTGCTTTCATAGGTGAAGGCTTAAGATTAGAGGAAAAGTTTGAAAATCTTGGAGGTTGGGTTGAAAAGCGATTCAAAAAGAATAGTTCCTCCAGTGTCTCCCAGGGTTTTATGACAGCTTCATTAATATTTGTGATTGGGGCTATGGCGGTAGTTGGTGCACTAGATAGCGGTATCCGTGGTGATCATGATGTTTTAGTAACAAAAGCCATTATCGATGGTTTTGTGGCGTTAGTTTTATCTACGACATTAGGTTTTGGAGTTTTATTTTCAATCATTCCTGTCTTGTTATATGAAGGTGGCATAACTTTATTAGCTACTCAGATTCAAAAATGGGTACCTGAAACCTTCTTAGATGGGTTTATTGTAGAAATGACAGCTACTGGCGGGTTACTAATTATTGCAATTGGCCTTAACTTATTAAACATTACAAAAATAAGGGTGGCAAACTTATTGCCAAGCTTAGTAATGGTTGGATTTGTTCTTTATGTTAGTACACGGATCACTGGATAG